The Vicia villosa cultivar HV-30 ecotype Madison, WI linkage group LG1, Vvil1.0, whole genome shotgun sequence genome includes a region encoding these proteins:
- the LOC131606524 gene encoding non-specific lipid-transfer protein A-like, translated as MKNLSLILIFLVLLLLNTEQGNALDCGQVQSSVHPCEAYLLKGANEPSAGCCSGVRSIRDSATTVEERRAACECLEKFANKYPNVRDDLIASVPVRCGVDLGYPISKAMNCNDIP; from the exons ATGAAGAATTTGAGTTTGATTCTAATATTTCTAGTCCTATTGCTCCTAAATACCGAGCAAGGGAATGCTCTTGATTGCGGACAAGTACAGTCATCTGTACACCCTTGTGAGGCATATCTCCTCAAAGGTGCTAACGAGCCATCAGCTGGTTGTTGCAGTGGCGTTAGATCTATAAGAGATTCGGCAACCACTGTTGAAGAACGACGTGCTGCATGTGAGTGCTTGGAAAAATTTGCTAACAAGTACCCTAACGTTAGAGATGATTTAATTGCCTCAGTTCCAGTACGTTGCGGTGTTGACTTAGGTTATCCTATAAGCAAAGCCATGAATTGCAATGA CATTCCTTGA